The genomic DNA CATGGACACCACCTTGACCCGGGGCAGCCGGGGGCCGCGCACCTGCCGCGACGCGGCGAAGGGCAGCGTCTGGAGGGCGTCTCCCGCGCGCACCGTCAGCGTGCCCCGCAGGGCGACGAGCACCGAGCCGCCCTTCTGGCTCAGCTCCGCCAGCTCCTCCGAGGAGCCCACGTAGGTGGCCTTGGCCTGGAAGGAGAAGGGCGTGGCGGCGCCCGCGGCCAGGGCCACGTTCAGTGGCGCCGAGCCCTGCTTCACCACCTGTCCATTGGACACGAACTCGTAGTCGGCCTTCTCCAGCACGGCGGAGCCGGGGCTCGTGAGCTGGCCCGAGTAGCGCAGCTCCAGGTCGATGAGTCCCTGGTCGCTGACGCTCGTCTCCTCGGCGGCGAGCGAGAGTGGACCCACGGGCACGGGGGGTGGAGAGGTGGCACACCCGGTGAGCCAGGCGG from Melittangium boletus DSM 14713 includes the following:
- a CDS encoding LEA type 2 family protein: MRLAPRATVHLLTLAAWLTGCATSPPPVPVGPLSLAAEETSVSDQGLIDLELRYSGQLTSPGSAVLEKADYEFVSNGQVVKQGSAPLNVALAAGAATPFSFQAKATYVGSSEELAELSQKGGSVLVALRGTLTVRAGDALQTLPFAASRQVRGPRLPRVKVVSMEGARYSDEQVDLVMRLGVENPNPFALRLDGLTWDLSIQGRKLDAGQSGKHDTVDAAATGVYPLEVAVTKETWGQGVRALIAKGTLPYTVAGELTGPRVRIPYSLSGDVKLNVSR